The sequence below is a genomic window from Lepus europaeus isolate LE1 chromosome 9, mLepTim1.pri, whole genome shotgun sequence.
CAATGCCCTTTTAGATGGGTTCTGGAAGGAGGGCTGACTTCACCCCTCAGCACTGACAGTGACACCATGGGGGCCTTTCCACCTTATGGAGGAGCACAGGAGTGACAGGTCTGACTCTTGGGATGTTCCAGAAGTGGCACATACGCCACGGCAAAGAAAACACATGGGATTTATGGGAATTAAAAACTGCAAATAGGGATCTGGCAGGCAAACTTCTATGGGCTGATTTTTATGGACAACACTCAGGGGTCCCCACGCCCTGGAttcaactctgcttttcatgGACATGGTGTTACAAGTCTTTCTtcctttaacaaaatattagaacACGTGAAGAAAATGCAGTGGTCACAATCAGACACTAACAGCCGAGCTGGAAGGTTGACACACAGCTGAATGTGTTTTCTCTGGCCGATGGCAGAACCTCGTTTTGGAGGGGTGAGGATTGCCGAGGGGACCCCAGAAGGAATGGACAGGACAGTTTTCACATGGCTGGCGGGCAGCCAGTTCCCATCTAAAAATGTGTAACCCACACACATTTTTTCCCTCAGACCAGGCTCTTCTCTTGAATGCACTTGGCTTTCCCTTCCAGCTCTACTGTTAGTTCATTGGCTCCACAGCTTCAGTTCATACAGgaaaaaggcacagagagactTGTGGCCCACGTGGGCATAAATGCCCCTGTAGCTAAGCAGCGCCCCTTGctgtaaggcagagttactcaGGGTTGAcagttttaacaacaaaaaaggtGCACCTGGCACTGAGGCCGGACACCTTGCTTGTCCTGCAACATTGGATCCTGTGAGTTCAGAAAAGCAAGCTGAAATGTCCACATTTTTCCCAAACTCAAACAGAACAAACACTGGTCCAAATGAGCACAACGAACATGATTATAATCGGAAGCATCTGGTGGCAACCACAAAGCTGTGGGGCTTTTCCAAAttgattttaagtgttttcacAGCAAAGACGCAACTCTGGATTGCTAATATATATGCTGGTCATAAACCGTTGCTTGCTCAGACTTCTTTCCCTTGTGTTATAATATTGATATTTAATAGGAAAATAAACTACATAGACTTTTATCTGTATGCATCCATTTGCAAATTTCCTTACAAAAGAGGACGAAGCACATAGGCATTCACAAATTCTATGCCCTTTCTGTTAAAATTGGTATGATCTGTACATTATTTTACAGTATGAACAATTTTCTGTTCTACCCATTGGGTAGGATATGTGCATAATATATTCAACTTATGTACAGCACCTTACAAATAAAAACCTAAGAAAAGACAGACAACTGAGAAAGCACCATTGCAAGTGAGGCACAGCAAAGGTGGGCGCATCGAGGGCAGGAGGGGGCTCTGTTCCCATTTCTGCTGCAGTGGGAACACCGGGTGCCTAAGTGGCTTGAAAACTGCCACGCCGGTCTCTGCAAGCAGAGGGCGCCTGCGACAGGCGCGTGCAGCCGGGATGTGCTCTCCACATCCTCTGACTCCTACCGCGATGCACACAAACAAGCACACGCCGAGGGAGGCAAGCCAAGGAGGAAGGAAGACGGTGCTGTCCCAGCAAGTCACCCTAGGCTCCCGGACAGCAGCCTCCTGCAGTGggggcagaagcagcagcagcaagcaaATGAATGCCCCACCCTGGCAGTGACACAAACCTGAACTACGTGAGAGATGCGGCGCTATGGGTGTAGAAATAACATAGGGTAAATGACATCTGGATTCCTAGACAACGTGGGCTACTGCATGGCGCACAGTGCTTTATGCTGTGGGCAGTGCAGCTGCTGAGACCTCTCCTTTGTGACCTGGGGTGAATGCAACGTCTCCTGTCCCCTGTCACCGTTAGAGCATGTGACCCCCACTCTTCAGAAGGGAGACAGCTTCCCTTGCCAACTTGCTCTCCCTAAACCCGCTGAGGATGCGGCCCCAGTCAAGGGGAGCAGAGGAAGGTCTGGAGGGGCTCAGGCTCGCACATAAAGGTTGGGTAGCCGCTGGtgcagacaaggagaggggctgcaaCCGTGCTACTGGGGCCCAGGCGTGGCACCAAGCACTGGCTCTAGTCACTTAGACAAGAAAAGCAAAGGGGAACAGGAACCAAGTACCCTCCCCAGTTTAGCTTTCCTTCATACACTGTGGAGCTTTGGACGGTCTAAGAAAAATGCATGGCAGGCAACTAGAATGAGTGTTGCTTCCCCAAGTAGCAAAACTCAGCACGCACCTGCAAGCAGGCTCTCTTTGGAGGGGAGCAACGGGTGGCACGCTGGCAGTCTCTGTAGATCAGCCCAAGTCTGGTGTGAGGACATAGTTAGGAGTCTTACAGAGAACAATCAGGTACAACATGGGAGGTCACCCAGGTCCCAGAGGGGAACCACTGGCTCTGAGGGAGAATCATTGATCTGAACAGATTCTTCTAGGTCAGAGGTGCTGTCTAAAGCGCCTCCTTTTAAGTCCTTCTCATTCTGACAAAGATGATCAAATGGAGAAACTTAGAAAGTCAAGAATCACTCATGTGTGTGCCTAGTTCCTATGCAGGTGTCAAGCGACCTCTCCATTTCTGCTGGTTCCTGTTTCATCTCTTGTCAGTTTGAGCTAAAATTAGTGAATAAAAGAACAGTCCTTGTGATAAACTTTTGTAACTTTTAAATAGTCTCCCCTGCTATGTTGGGCATTCTTACAGGCTGGACATGTgtccgagtgtgtgtgtgtgtctgtgtgtgtttgcatgcgcGCCTGAGGTATGGGAGGGTGGTCCGGTTTCATTATCAATAAAAAGTAGATcaacttttaaaagcaaaattggtTCCACAATCTCTTTTGCATTAACGATTGCTTTAGTGTGAGGACCGCCAGGATTTCTGAAAAGCAGATCTATGCCAGAAGACTGTGTTCTCACAGATGGGATTCAGCATCCCTTGTGTTTCACACTGCTGGAAGCCCCTGGGACAAGGGAGAGAAGTCCCCGGGGGCGTTCCGGGGTGCTTGTTCCCTCCAGATGTTTCTGCCAGCACCACAGTCCCTGCTGGAAATCTTCACTCATTCTTACAGCGGGCAGCAAAGTAAGGACTGCGAAACTTGTGGAGTCGGAGCTGGAAGGAGAGGTCACCTGATTTAACATCTGGATTGATGACATCATCAGTGATCCTCTCCCCTGGCCAGTCCACCTGGGTCCCCAACTGGAGGACAAGGGGAAGGCTTTGGGTCATGGCAGTCCCAGCTGCGCTCAAGTTCAGGCTTGAAAAACAGTGGGAAAGGCCAGCTCTGACCGAGGTGACCTCTGCCCTGAGAGCCCCCTGAGCTCCACTGGGACAAGACCGAGTCCAGCCTCCAAATTTCCACTGCGTCCCTCAAGTGTATGTCAAACAGGGTCATCTGCCTATGGTGACAACCCCAGTCCTCCAGGCAAACAAAAGCCCAGTGACCTACCCACCTACCGAGATGAGAAGCAGAAACCAGCAGACTGGGGTGAGATAGGACTTGGGTTCAGCAACCAGCCACTCTCCAGCCCTCAGCTTAAGGGCACCTCACAGAGGAAGCGTCACCTCCGAGACCCATGGGCAGACGCCATCGCGTGCACGCATGCACGCATGCTGATTTGGCGCGAAAGCTGCATGGATGGTGGGCATGGAATCAGCGCGTTCTGAGCAGAGGCCTGAGCTGCCAGCAGCAGGCCAGCCGCCCCCGGGCATGCCATCTCGGTGCAGCACTCACCGCGCTTACTGGCTGCTGCTGTCACAAAAGCCAGTGCTTACATCTGCAGAAGACAGAAGGTTTTCCCGTTTGTTTGTAAGAAtgaatgtttgcaaatatcaggaAGATTAAAACTGAGAATATTTAGAATTCATTTTCTAGTTGCATTTTAACTGCAAGTTGTGCTTTTTTATCCTGTGCTCTTAACATCGTCCCCTACGCCCCCTCCTCTGCTGACCATGCTTCCTGGAggtttggggggggagggggcgaaaCCCCGCAGGAAGGCATGGCGCCAGGGGTGGGGGCGTCTGGGGCACGCATCCTCTCAGACTGTATCGCCAATGCCCGAGAGACGCCATGGCTGTGTATACTGCCTTGGGGCTTCTTCCTAGGCGTCAGAAGCCATTGTTGGCATGGCTCGCCCACGAAGGCCACGTGGGGGCGACCGTCCCTGCAGAAGGCCTGCTCTAAGGTCTCCAGGAAAGTGGGGGGAGGCGGTGAGGGGCACACTGAGAAGTCACAGATTTCAACAGTACTCAAAATAGCCACCTTGCACTTTCAACAATTTattgcataaaataaaatatgtttctgaatatatttcatgctacagtgaaaaaaaatctaaattacgGAAGGAACGGCACTAGCGGAGGGGGAGGGCAGCGCCGCGTGGTACTGGATACATAAATGCATGTGTCGtttcctttttaataaaatatgtgcTGAAAACGCTCAGAGTAACTCAGATAACAAGCCTGAAACGCTACACTCGGTGTTTCCTGTCTCTCACCCAAAGGGCTTCAGAGGCTTCAGGGACGCACTGCTACTTGATGTGAATTCTTGCAGGAAGGATGGCTTTCCTTCATTTGCCTACGTTGGTGAACACCAGGCTACATCCTCAAATATCTTTCCTTGCACGACTCTGGGGAACATTCTGGGGTATTCCCTGGGCCTAGGAACAATCCACAGGTGAAGAGACAACACACAGAATTCCAGGTGAAAACAGTGCCCTCCTAGATAAACATTAAGATAGTGCAACCTTTGAGACACAGCAACACAACACAGAGGAGTTCCTTGCATTCATCCGACTTCTCCACTTTAGACCTTGGCACACAAAACAGGAATTTTGACTCAtactcttaaaacaaaagaaaagttcCACACCTTGGAGGAAAAAGCAGACTGGCTGATTCTTCCTCCTGATAATATATAATAATGCTTCCTTTTGATTCCATGAATTATAAAACCGGCCACTGTGGCCTCTCTCATCTGCAGTCTCCTTTCAGAATTAAATCCTTCACACACCTCTGCAGGTCCAATCTCACCCTCTCTTCACAGCATCCCTTTCTCGGTTTTCCCCCCTGCCCACCCTGTGCCAAAACCATTCCCGCCCCAACCCCCGCCCCCAAATAAACACTGTTCGCGGTCAAACCGGATGGACGTTTGTATTATTTCAGTGTAGTTTACATGCAATTCCCCTGAAAGGACTCAGAAACAAAGACCGTGTTTGCACATTTGGTTTTACTTAGTTGTACCACGTAAAACTGAACAACACTGTGCACAGGAGGGGCCCCGCGCGGCCTCCTCCTGCCTCGGTGTCTTTGTCCTCGAGTCAAGTGCACTGTCAGAAGCAATCAGACCAGGTTCCCGGGCTTCCTGTCCTTGCCTTTGGTGGGTTCTATTGTGCTCTCTGGATTGTTCTGCAGAAACTGCAGTCTGCTGCCCCTGTGCGTGTTGCTGCCGTGCTGGTGATGGAAGAAAGAGGCGCCCGGGCAGCGGCCCACCACCTCGCTGTAGGGCGGGGGCGGCCCCTCTAGCCTCCCGTGACTGCTGCACGTGGTTGCACTGATGCCCGAGTTGCTGCTCGGTGGGCATGGGCCCCCGTTGTACATGGAGATGTCTATCAAATCACTGTCAAATATGGTTCGGTTGGGAGGGGCCCTCACAGACTCCcggttgagttccagctgctgttcAGGGTCCCGGAgctgcagggtgcagggcccctggTAAGGAGGCGGCTCTTCACCGTCGGACAGGgagatggtgggagggaggtcgATCTCTTGCTGCACATATGGGTAAGTGGGCTGGAAGCGGCTGAACCGATCCCTCTGGATGAAGGCCGGGGCAGTGAACCTGTCCCTGGCCCGCGGGGCATACATGATCTGCAAGGCAAAGAGGAGAGGCCTGAAGATGCTCTTGGCACACTGATGCCCAGGAATGTGACAGACTCAAGGGAATTCATGCTTGGTCTGCATTCTTACCACTCTGAATgaacactgttttcccagacaaaatagaaaaagaatacatacacacacacacacacaaatcccaaAAACCTACAATACTTTAGTGTTCTTTGGCCTCATGACTTAGACCACTCACCCTGCCAGACCACAGTGCATCCAGGAGGGCTGAGCAATACAGGCTTGTGGTTGGATTAAAATGTGGGTTAGTGGGAGTCACTGTGAGTGCTGAGTATACACTCTCAAGGGTTCACACAGAATCCTGCAGTAATTCCAAGAGTGCAGAAAACACACCACAGAGCAAAAGCCCAGCACACAGCTGGTGCTCTGATCTGGTTACCAAGTGACCTGGCCAGGCCATGACACCTTTTTAAGGTGTGAGGACAGGACAGGGCTGCCTGCTTCCTCAGATCCCTGCAAGCCCTGGAACCTACAATTCAGCACAGTGCAGGAGGGGCTGCACATGGTAGAGGTAAGGTACAACGTCACACAGCGGTACCGGCAGCAGGTCCAGGCAATGGgtcaattaattaattacttaCAGAAGCCGGGTGCCCCatctgttactttaaaaaaaatctagcaaaAAGTTACCTACATTTTCCTTTCTGGCCTTTAGACTTTTCTAGTTATTTCGATTCTAGACAAAAAGTTCCTATAGCTATTTTTACTCACTGACATGTCAAATGTTTTATAATCCAAAGAACTCGattaaagatttttcaaaattaatccaGGTAGTATATTTCTTACAAACCCTCTCATTTATTCCACCATCTAAGTTTCTTCTAAAAGACAGATcatatgtgcacatacatgtatgtgcgtgtatacacacacactcacatacatataGCCATTGAACTGTATCACATATTTTTTCaatgtaaaaaatatattatttgggggtcagtgttgtggtacagcatgttaaaCTGCtccttatgatgccagcatcccattggagcacaggttcgagttctggctgccacttccagtccagctcctcgctaatgtacctgggaaagcagcagaagatggcccaagtgcttggatccctgccactgacACAGGAAACCCCCATGGAGTTCctgctactggctttggcctggctcagcctgagctgttgcagccatttggggagtgaaccagctgacagaaaatctatctctctctctgtcaccctgcctttcaaagaaaaaaaattgtaaactatGCTATTTTAAGTCTCAGATTGTGAAACTTGGATGAAACATGGGATGGTTCACACTGTGGTGTGTAGAACTTTGCCCACACTCACCAAGCTTGTGGGGATCATGCAAAGATCAGTGACGCCCCACCTGATTTCTGTAAGAAATCTTAAATGGGCACAGACAGTCCCTAGAAGACTCTAGAGAAAATCCCTCTTTTGAACCTAAGCAATAGGTAACACTTAACCCATAAAATACTGCTCCTGGGCCTGACAATGGGTCCCGTGCCTGCACTACagtgggccctgccctggccaccccTTACCTCCGAGGTCCCCGGCCGTTGCACGGCACTGTCTGAAGGCCACAGGCACCCTTCCTGGCATGgcaaaggggagagaagggaggaacaAGAAACAGAGGAAAATCATTAGTATCACGcagtaacagcagcagcagcacccagaGACATCAGCTACAACTTTTAGAAAAGATCACATTGTTCCTTGGCCAGCAGCGGATCTGCTTAAAGCACAGGGCAATTCCCTCCTTAACACCCTCTGACTACagccaggaggagggggtggtgaccaaaaaggaaaaatcaggagGTTTAGATCCTGGCCATGTAGACTGGAAATCGGTCCATCACTCGCTCCGTCTATACATGTGTGTTCTCGAACAACCGTACTCAACCACTATCTGATAGTTTCAGGGCTCGCTCAACTTTGGAGCAGAGACCAGCCTCACATAAACGTGCACCCCCAAGGCCTGCCTGGGCCCCGGtgccagcagcagtggcagccagGCACCGCCCACACCCTGGCCAGCTCACAAGTTCAAAACTGAGTTTCCAAAGGCGAATGCCCTTCCGGCGTCTTCTCGTGAACTGATCTCTGCAGACGGCCAGGGCATGAGTCACTTGCCATCTAGCTGCCGAGTGTCCTTCTTCAGAACTGTCTGGCCAGTGACGGGCAGCATTCCAGGCCAATCCTCACACCGTGCCCTCGGGCTGCCCCTGGTGAACCCGGATGCCAGGTGGGCTGTCAGCTAAGGGCCTGTTACCACAGTAAAGAGCTGTGCAGGTAGCGAGCGGGGGGCAGACGCCTGTGTTTTTGGTTTCCCAGAAAAATGTACATCTGACCTTGGGAGAGAGCACCGAGGCTCGGTCCAGGTCTCGGCAGCAAAACGCCCCAACTCTCCGGATGAAAAGTCCACCCTGTTCTTTTCTGTGGGTCAGCATGCTAATATAAATACCCCCTTTGGTGCTAAACAGGGTGTTTGTCCACCACATACAATCCGTTCCTAAGATACTCCTAGGACATCATGGAATCAACAGCAAAAATATAAACTGAGCCAGCTGTGTGGAGAGGAAGTGTGGGTTTAAGGGTCTGACTATAGCATTATGTAATGGACCATTACAGCTCAGCCTGGTGACAGGTGAAGGCCCAGAGAGAATCAAATGACAACCGCCCCTTATACCCCACGGCCAAGCTGCTGGCATTGCCCCTTGAGCTCCTGCCCCTGTGGCCAGAGTGAAGACCAAGAGCTAGGTCTCCGCTAGTGCTTGCGGCCACGCTCACTCTGGAAACAGCACGGCCAGCGCTCTCCTGGACGTCTTTATaaggctcccagctctgcctgcctgtgGGCCACTATCGCTGCTCTTCTTTTCACTCCCAAGAAGGCACCAGCCACAGGCACACGTGACAGAGAAAGCATGGTGCAGGGTGATGGTCAAAAACACCGcacctgggggccggtgctgtggcgcagcgggttgacgccctggcctggagcgccggcatcccatatgggcgccggttctggtcccggctgttcctcttccgatctggctctctgctatggcctgggaaagcagtacagatggcccaagtccttgggcccctgcacccacgtgggagagccagaggaggctcctggcttcagatcggtgcagctccggcagttgtggccagttgtggagtgaaccatcggatggaagacctctctctctctctttttctctctgtgtaactctgactttcaagtaaataaataaatcttaaaaacaaaaaacaaaacaaaaaaaaccacacctgAAAGTGACAAGAACCACCCCCAGTGTCTTCAGCTCCCTAAAATTCAGCACCAAGCCTCCGAGCTCCACATGCAGCCTGCGCAGGGCCCCACACTGGCTCCTGGCCGCCCTGCCTTCTTGTCCTTGGACTCCCACCCTTGCCACTTGGCACGCTGTGTGCTCCTCGGTGCAGGGCCTGGCCATCTGACGCCACAAGGCCCTGTGGCGACCACTGACATAGAGACTGCTCAGTCCATGGCACAGCTCAGCGGTTTCTCCCCAAACCTCTCTTCCTGGGGGGGTGGCCACGCTCCCTGACCACACCACAGCCAGTCCTGCCTGACCTCCCGGCATTCACACCCTGTCTCCTGAGGGTCCTTCTGTAGCTGCCACTCTGAGTGGCAGGGCAGCCGGctctcctgctggcccctgctctgcatGACCACGTGAAGGTCATGCCCACTGtcagcccaggcccttgggcctctATGGTTTCCCCAAGGGCAGGGATCCCCCTCCTCTCCAGACAACTCCCGCACCCATATCCAGCAACTGGTGCTGGCGTCGGTCACACTGGCTTCCCCGTGCTCTCTGCTTGGGTGCTTTAGACACTGCATGCAGCACACATGCATATTGCTCCCCGGGACTCATACAAGGGCCGCACCCCAGCCTGCCTTCCTAGGGCTCTGCGGCAGCTGGCGAGGAGGCTTTCCCGGGCGCTGCCTTTCCACAGCGCATTGCCAGTGCCTGTGTGCCTGCCGCTCCACAGCCACTGGCTCTGTCCGCCCCACAGCCAAGATCCTTGTCAGAGAACTCACTCTCTGAACCCCTTCTGTCACGACAGGCTGTCCTCACGGGGAGAACCCTGGTACAAGGGAAGGTATGGGACAGGGGGCGGGGAGTGCACACAGCAAGTTCCCCAGCCGCTTCCTACGGAAGAGATCCCGAGACCAGAAAACACCAGAAAACGAGTGCCTGGCACTGAGTAGAAGGCGTGGCTGTGGGCTGtgtccctggcccctccccctcaCAATCCCCCAAGCATGCAGCCACTGCGGAGCCCAGGTCCGCTCCCTGGGCCGTACACACATGCGTGTCCCACACACATAAGGGCTGGTGGCCCACCTGCTCCCGCCATTCACGGCAAAGGAACAAACTGTGTTCCATAATACCTCACGTGCAAACAAGTGTCCCGCCCTGAGGTCCAGGAGCTGGAAGACAGAGCCTGGAGCAGGGGGAGGGTCcagcactcccctccccccaacggGTGAAACATACTGGCCCCTCCCACCTTGGGACATTGCTGCACACTTGGAAGCAGGGATGGCTTGGAGACTGGAACATGTTCTGCTTGGCCTTTGCTTCTTGTAACAGCAAAATAGAAACCCCAAATGGTGGGGCGGGTGTttgtgtccacatcccataccagagaacctgggtttgatacccacctccagcttctgactccagcatcctgccagtgcacaccctgggaggcacccgTGATGCTTCaaacagctgggtccctgccacccaggtgggagacctagattgcacatccagctcctagttttggcataacccagccctggccactgcaggcatttagagagcaTCCAGTGGATGcaagctctctttctgcctctcaaataaatacattaaaataaacacttaaataCAAAATAGGAAGAGATGCATCTAAAACCCCACCATCCCAATTCttgaactgttttcttttttgcaagTGCTTTCCAACAGTCCACCAGGAGTGCCTCCCTCTACTGCCACCATTTCCCCCAGCTTTACTGAGCTGTAACTGACAAGTAAAAATTATTGGCACCCATACTCTTTTATCGACCACATAATAATCTAACTCTTCACTTGCATTCAAGTGCCCTCTGCCTGAATTCATTTACATTCTTAGACACTTCCTTCCCAAGCCCTCCGTCGGTGCATGGGATACATGGAGACCTCACAACAGAGGAAAGCTGTGCAGAAAACCCGGGAGAGTGACCAGAGTTCTGTAAGGGCTGGATCCCAGTCACCCCAACCCACTGCCATTATCCACTGACAGTGGACAAGTTTGCCCCATTAGCACTGAAGCCTCGCATGCTGCCCACTAGTGGAGCCCACTGACTCCTGCTCACCCTTGTTAGAGTGGAAAAGTCCTCTGATTCTGTCTGTGACCAGGGTCCCAAGGGCCCTGCACCATTGCAGAGTGTGGGTAGCTGAGGACAGAGTTGGGGTCCTCCTTGTCTAGACCCTGCAGTTCTGCAGCTCCAAACTGTAGGGAGCACATTTTTGGGGAGAAGGGGACTTAATCCACGGCTGGCACCTACTCAAAAGCCATTTCTGGACCcccttttaaaattgattttaccCTCAACAATGAAGGCTCTTAGGTTCTTGGAAGTGCTGCTTACACTGTTACATTGTGTTACACTGAGAACAAGCTGTGAGATAAAATAATGCCCAAGGTAATTCACAGAATTGGGAGCGGCAGAAACAAAATTCGTTAATGCTTTTATACAGGCCTAAGTGCATTCTCTCTGCAGG
It includes:
- the LDLRAD4 gene encoding low-density lipoprotein receptor class A domain-containing protein 4 isoform X1, coding for MQEAGFQATNAFTECKFTCTSGKCLYLGSLVCNQQNDCGDNSDEENCLLVTEHPPPGIFNSELEFAQVIIIVVVVTVMVVVIVCLLNHYKVSTRSFINRPSQSRRQEDGLQPEGCLWPSDSAVQRPGTSEIMYAPRARDRFTAPAFIQRDRFSRFQPTYPYVQQEIDLPPTISLSDGEEPPPYQGPCTLQLRDPEQQLELNRESVRAPPNRTIFDSDLIDISMYNGGPCPPSSNSGISATTCSSHGRLEGPPPPYSEVVGRCPGASFFHHQHGSNTHRGSRLQFLQNNPESTIEPTKGKDRKPGNLV
- the LDLRAD4 gene encoding low-density lipoprotein receptor class A domain-containing protein 4 isoform X2 translates to MQEAGFQATNAFTECKFTCTSGKCLYLGSLVCNQQNDCGDNSDEENCLLVTEHPPPGIFNSELEFAQVIIIVVVVTVMVVVIVCLLNHYKVSTRSFINRPSQSRRQEDGLQPIMYAPRARDRFTAPAFIQRDRFSRFQPTYPYVQQEIDLPPTISLSDGEEPPPYQGPCTLQLRDPEQQLELNRESVRAPPNRTIFDSDLIDISMYNGGPCPPSSNSGISATTCSSHGRLEGPPPPYSEVVGRCPGASFFHHQHGSNTHRGSRLQFLQNNPESTIEPTKGKDRKPGNLV